GAAGTTAACCAATAAAGATTTAGCTAGCTACTGCTCGATTTGACTAATTGAGTAGAGTCAACAATTCTACTACTTCATTGGCTCAGACCACCTAGTCATTCCCAGGCGGACATTCATTGGCTCAGATAACCTAGTCATTCCCAGACGGAAATGTATTTTAAACTGCTCATCCGTTCCTACTTCCCACTTAAATAATATGAAGTAGTTCTCTACACTTGTACTCGTGTTTTCACTTTGTGGAAGGAATGACATAATCAAATCTAATCTTTACGGAAACAATTAGAATTCCatcaagaaaccctaacttcttcaaTATGCAATctgaatctcttgatttgattggcTTGTCTCTCCGGTTTATATATAATGCAGTGTATTGGATTTGGGTAATGGAGTCAATCAAGCTGGATATGCTGCAGAATTTTCATAATACTGGTAATAAACTACTTGACCACATGTTTAGTTCTTATATTAATTGCTTAAAACTCAATATGTGAAAATCACACCGTCAACTTGACTAAGATTATGTCTGTTGAAACCTACTTGAGGAATATAGTGGTTCACGGAAATGGGAAGAAGAACAGACCAAAGTCTGGACTTTCAATTGCTGAATGAATTCTTTAAAATACTTCTTAGCTCTCGATAACTCTAACTACAACGTGCTATATTTATAGTTCAAGCAACAGGCTGATTCCACTGGTGACATAGTACTAGTTTTCTATATGTGCAGAAATCTTCAAATAGACAATGGGTTGAATCCAACACCAAGATTTATAAGATCGAAAACTTACATGGAGGACACCAGACAGCAGTGAAGTAGAAGATTGCCGGCAAGTTATCATCTGCAATGATAAGAAATTCAACAAATTCAATGTTTACAATCAACAAAGACAAACTCTTAAGTAAAGTAGGCACCCCAGTGGTCTTAACAACTCACCTTGAGCTTTCTTGAGAGAACTGTTAAACCCGTGTTCTGAGTTGATAACGACAAAATTAGATGCACCTGAAATCCTCAAAGAAGTTATAATTTTTTCAACAAATTCAGTCAAATCAgacaaaataaaagaaaccaagAATAGTACTtactagatgatgaagaagaacagaaAGATCGAGCTGATGAAGAGAAATAGAGGGAAGAGAAGAGAGGAACACAAGTTGAAGCAAAAGAAGACAAGGGTTTCATCTGATTATCAAGTATATTACCAAAACTAGATGAAGAGATTTGAGTACTTGTTGTTAGGGTTTTGATCGAAGCAGAAGAAAAGGGTTTGTTCTTACGAGAAAGAAGAAGACTTCGAAGTAGTGCTGATGATGAATTTCTCGCCATTTCCCCCCTCTGCTCTGACTAATTTCTCTTTTTGGGGTTTCTACGAGGTTTTTATAAGCTCAAGGCCGTGCCTGTTCAGACATAAATAGAGGGCCGTGCCTGTACGATTAAAAAGAAAGATGACATCGTATGTGTtgttgacttgtataaatagttttaGATCGACTAAGATCACAAAATTGATTTGAGGGGACTCCaaaggaattaggggcgacacaGAGACCAAAAAAAGTCATTCTAACGTAAAATGAAGTCATTCCTTATCTCCCATTTTTTTAATGGTCAAACTACcctttacaatcggtagataactttATAATCGGGAAGTTAATCCACAATCGGAAGTCAATTTAGTTTATAtaacttccgaatataaagtatccccaaaataaaaccctctatcttttgaattttgattatcctataatcgatagtaaataaagttatcttgaTTCCCGATTAAAGTAGACCTTTAGCTAaaatgctaccataatcggtagtgaatttaggTTACTTAACTCCCGAATACAGAGTtatcccaaaatgagattttgcgaTAATtctctatcttttgaattttgattatcctaTAACTGCtatctgtttatgggtgaaaactatttctgccggttttggtaatttggggtgtgtggatgagcaatgaatctaaaccctaaacaaatgcactgcacgggagtgcttgtgattcgagaaatcaatatgtacaattctggcctaaaccaataaatggtcgttccagacttacttcggtcataaagtgaaggagatggggttgatcttagggagggaagcgaagaaagttgatattgtgaaggtgttggctgttttatgacttgtatcagaaagctgaactggcttgcagaatgtaagctatcagttctggtgttggaatacgttgtatccacacttgatttttgtttcgtcttttttttggaaatagggaggagaacctatttatacaagtcattgagccttacccacgtctctcatgggaagtggaggaagtggagtgatggagtagtggagttgtgtgtgttagtgtcacacgactagtcttgcccacttctctcatcttcactaaccgtccatgtcttcctgacacgttcttgtgatggcgcgttgtgcgctgcacgctgtaaaccgccagaccaataccccagtaagtatccccagtttgtgacatgattaatgtctcgagtgtgtggatcgtgggacccacagaaagtaacatgtgatgctagattaaataactaagttatttagggagtcgatatttatgaaatatcgtgtgtattctatgcatgcaatgcatcaaatatattcatcatgtatgaagcatcgctgttttaaggcttaacggggtaagtcgcggattaagcatcttaaaatagcattacgtccagccatcttcgagtgatcgtttggaggctgtacaggtaagccaTGACTTGGCTGATCACtccgtgtggaagagtggtggcggtgatcgtggtgatgcctcaatggtcgcctaactcctatcttaggctgtccgtccaagctggcgaagttagacggacgagatgacttgcaacccacatctgcgaccgtcggattagggtttaggaggtgctcaaacaccaacctttagcttggtcgaatccaagcatgggacacgtttttggcaagaccgatcggtcatgcgtgtagatggcatGTCGGTGTACAcatccgtacctcactgtcccatggagatgcgatctaagccactcaatttgtccggcaaagttgagtggtcgagatcagtttgcaattggaaccgcacgaccatgcctagttttggcgcacgaatcgaggcgtctagccatggtcggtcttggccgattggtcacacatgtagacgggcccacggtgattatattgacatgcttgggaccctttcaATCTACATCTACATCCTTCAtccatgcctgcgaagatggatggttgtgactgatttgcgatacatgtgatgtgccgtaaaccctaattagggtttcatgtccacgctactttagctggacgaattggcaagccacgcttctctttggggaggccgaccatgtggggcccacattgggccggtggtgaacatgccaatacctgtcTGAGGGTTATGGGTCTGagctaagccatccaatcatgccggtgaagttggatggtcgggatcaatttgagacctttagtggaatttcctacgACCCTTTAAACCTCACTTCGGCCGAACTTCGGGCAACCGTACGTgattatgtggctaggtcaggggagggtcgattatgcaggcgtgaagggggtccgcgggtgtgcaggacaacgcttgtccaaccggccatgAGACGATCCACACCGTCCAACCatgtcggtgaagttggacggacgtaaTGAATTTGAAACTGCCGTAGGCGGCCTTTATTCATACGGCTCCTCCAGGCTGGTacgtccaacttcaggctggtgttcggtggtagtttgggaggcatggtaggtattcgacagaccagggcataagcgggcccgccggtggtcattccggtggtagcctgctcctgctgaggatcgtctaggctggttaaattatgcggccaacttgcgtggtcgtgattgtttctgagactgatatggacagttcatatccaaatatgctcaatcgcgctagtataacacacctagAGATGTacgctcaatcgggctagtataacacaccgagagatgtaggctcaatcgggatagtataacacaacgatagatgtatgctcaatcgggctagtacaacacaccgagagatgtaggctcaatcgtgctagtataacacaccgagagttgtggcctatacgggtatttcgtgcatgcctcattattgacacttggagattcgtgttactttgctgagagcaacactcattcgtcatgccgcaccaataatgagagttctgcgggaacaacacaggaaatacaaggctaatcgcgcattgattaataatgctataaattcacagggaatatgggattgttgctacatgctccaacctggatgaattttatgtatttaattcacagaatggTGGGATTGTTGCCACGTGCTCCATTCtaagtgaattagtaaagtgaagaagttttcatcacttatcagtggctttatcctttgcaggatgtcagcgcataaatttggttttgcaATTTTAgcactgaactaaaatccaccatcaacattaagtcccctgcctagcgcataatggttgcattattgtggggtaggcatgagatggtgacagttaaagataaaacttatgagacaaagttagatgttatcaggagagacgggtcgtcctgtccttggagcgtGTCACGTTTAAGAGGCGTCTaagcgagcgttcccctagcatgatatcGGTCTTTCCttcttcgatcgaccttgctatgcctacTTCGGTCGAGGGGCTACtgcgcctgcttcgctcgatcgtggggTTGTGCCGAATCGAAGGACTGCTGCGCCTTCTTCGTTCGTGGGGCTACTGCGCCTGCTTGACCGAATGTGGGATTGATGttcctgatcaagtgggacccgccgcgtgcctgctttgctttgggccggctgtgcctgcttcgaccaatatgGGCTGGTTgcgcctgatcaagtgggacccgccgcgtgcctgctttgcttgaggccggttgtgcctgcttcgaccaatatgGGGCTGcttgtgcctgatcaagtgggacccaccgcgtgcctGCTTTTCTTGGGtccggttgtgcctgcttcgaccagacacctgttgcctcacccaacaccagacttgccccTTGACCAACACTGGCCTTGCCctgacgaacaccggccttgctgatttgacgaaccccgaccttgctgacggacatcgctgcctcgaccgacaccggccttgctgtttTATTTTGTTCGAACACCGGCCTTGTCCCGTACaccagctttgttacttctaccaacaccggtcttgatgactaacaccggtcttgctaaccaacatcggtcttccctttgctcgaacgtggggcCCAGGCATGCTTGCTTTGCCAACCTTGTATGTTCAaacgtggtgtgggtcccgctgTGTTCATGTCCTCCTACGGCCAAGGGAGCATGCTTCACTGAGAATAATGTCGATGCCAAGTCAGGAGGCGTTGACAACTTCTCCTATCGATttcaaggtttgtcatgctccgctgggcccttatgaaggatggatgagacgcatgttgagaaatgagtacatcaaagataacttgaccaaagcgctgattattgatgtagcttgcgtgttgaaacggctcgagaggatgttaaagtggcttctAGTGCTAACGTTGAGGTggatcctggagagagcattgagagcgctgaagcggattcttctggaGTGAACATCGAACCGGATCctgaagagagtgttgaagttGCTTCTCCTGGACAGGCGTTGGAGCGTCTTCCtttgaagagagcattgaagaggcttcttatTTAGTTTGATTCTCCCTCGCGAAttgcatgcttcttgattgaccatctctcctgTATTGAAGAAATCCCTTActttgtccgtagtggttgttactATGATGAAGCTCGGGCACTAGTATCGCTaaacgaacaacggttcttagcagTAGCTGTGATCAGAGGAGACTGGCAGGAAGAGGcgtgatagcttccttgatgttgcctcacggaatgaaaaatagggagacagtccCATGCCCACGAGCATCCACTGAGTCTTCGACTTGATAGAAGTtatcacgctgggttcatgaggccatCTTTTCAtctacgttgcgtttcatagacatccaggaatatcgctggtctttgaaAGTACGTCtgatctcttgagtatatcctcgtctttggacatcttggaatatagcgtgcttgcgtctctcagcatctttgagatgggtaatgctaagcagtccccagtcacactccttgggagacgaaattctgaacgcGTCTCTCATCGATGTGGTTGCTgtcgagccagatatggaatatcttggacgttgtttcatcattgtgggagtcgtgcatgtggtactggagttggagttggcagacgcgcaggatgttgtatctcggtggttttcctcttgctgcttcagggaaactgcttacagaaggctgaaggttgtatcgcCTGTTGGTGAGGTATATGCTCCCACGAAAattatgaggctcttcattaccggcaggcctggttctttctatcagggaagatgttgttgtagatgagcgttcaataGCTTCACGAAGTCTTCCAACATGGAACGATAGACAAGAGTGATTCGCCCGGATTCTTTATCGTgcgcggacatcgttatcttcctgaggctgctcccttaaggtgtcggctccagtagaagattgtcgtcatagctCATTGATACGttacaccggcattctttaaaccaaatggcattacaacataataaaatttccgagaggagttcgaaaggcagtcttacttgcatcatgctcgtatatccttatctgattgtagccgttgTATCCATCCATAAAAGAGTGGCAttcactaacatgtcgatgttaggtaaagGAAAATCATCATTGGGGCAGCATctattcaagtctctgaaattcacgcagcacctgatttgtccattcttcttctttaccgaCACCACATTAGCCAgccaggtcggatgatggatgggtttgatgaagccaacagccggcaacttctgaatctcagtcttgatttgttctTCTACCTCATGCCTGAATTGCCTCGAGGATTGCTTGATCGGCTcggatccgggtatgacatgtagatggtgggtgaccATTTTTCATCTaggccaggcatttcttcatatgtccgggaaaatatgtcctggtattccttgagaagttgcacaagtatcgtgtgttcctccgcagacaagttcgaactgatggagataggcctgggatattcctcatccccgatgttgaccacttcgagctcattagttgtggaattggtatcttcctgcagctgtcgtggagcatctggtacttcctctcgtggctcgtcgttgttgtagcattccattgggcggagagactgggggaAAGTATCCCTTGataattgctaacaacggcgtTGATACACCGTTTTTCCTTTATGATCACGGCTCGCCACAAAAGTACGATCCCTCTTCGTGTGAACGTGGGTCGCGGCTTCACAGGATGGAGAAGAATGCttcgtcagcaaagatgcatcgtgggttttagccctcaatgatgcaagtcggtcttaCTCCTGAATTGACgctcacgtggggagtgggatgcaacgaacttt
This is a stretch of genomic DNA from Papaver somniferum cultivar HN1 chromosome 1, ASM357369v1, whole genome shotgun sequence. It encodes these proteins:
- the LOC113309141 gene encoding thioredoxin O2, mitochondrial-like, producing the protein MARNSSSALLRSLLLSRKNKPFSSASIKTLTTSTQISSSSFGNILDNQMKPLSSFASTCVPLFSSLYFSSSARSFCSSSSSSASNFVVINSEHGFNSSLKKAQDDNLPAIFYFTAVWCPPCKLISPIIESLSKKYPHVTTFKVDIDQITRILSTSADEEIRKKLEELNIMSVPTIHFFQNGKKADEMVGADVARLNQIVERLYSTKN